One region of Candidatus Rokuibacteriota bacterium genomic DNA includes:
- the tenA gene encoding thiaminase II, which yields MAFTDELWDSIRAMYAGILRHPFIKGLTDGSLARESFRFYVVQDALYLREFARALSIAAARAPQDDWIIMFNEHAAGALKVERSLHESFFQEFGLTPGDVAATPMAPTNLAYTSYLLSVAYGAPFHEVLGALLPCYWIYWEVGKELERAGSPDPLYARWIGTYASEEFGSLVRAVLDATNRTAARLQPAERDSVRRHFVTTSRYEWMFWEMGYRRESWPL from the coding sequence ATGGCGTTCACCGACGAGCTCTGGGACTCCATCCGCGCCATGTACGCGGGCATCCTCCGCCACCCCTTCATCAAGGGGCTCACGGACGGGTCCCTCGCGCGGGAAAGCTTCCGCTTCTACGTGGTGCAGGACGCGCTCTACCTTCGCGAGTTCGCCCGGGCGCTGTCCATCGCGGCGGCGCGCGCCCCGCAGGACGACTGGATCATCATGTTCAACGAGCACGCGGCCGGTGCCCTCAAGGTGGAGCGGTCGCTCCACGAGAGCTTCTTCCAGGAGTTCGGCCTCACTCCCGGCGACGTCGCGGCCACGCCCATGGCGCCCACGAACCTGGCCTACACCAGCTACCTCCTGTCGGTGGCCTACGGCGCGCCGTTTCACGAGGTGCTGGGTGCGCTGCTCCCGTGCTACTGGATCTACTGGGAGGTGGGCAAGGAGCTGGAGCGGGCGGGCTCGCCGGACCCGCTCTACGCGCGCTGGATCGGCACCTACGCATCCGAGGAGTTCGGGAGCCTGGTCCGCGCGGTCCTGGACGCCACGAACCGGACCGCGGCCCGCCTCCAGCCCGCGGAGCGCGACTCGGTCCGCCGGCACTTCGT